The following proteins are encoded in a genomic region of Salvelinus namaycush isolate Seneca chromosome 12, SaNama_1.0, whole genome shotgun sequence:
- the LOC120057311 gene encoding transcriptional activator protein Pur-alpha-like produces MADRDSGSEQGGAATGPGVGSMHPVTGGAGSASGLQHETQELASKRVDIQNKRFYLDVKQNAKGRFLKIAEVGAGGNKSRLTLSMSVAVEFRDYLGDFIEHYAQLGPSNPDIAQDEPRRALKSEFLVRENRKYYMDLKENQRGRFLRIRQTVNRGPGLGSTQGQTIALPAQGLIEFRDALAKLIDDYGVDDEPAELPEGTSLTVDNKRFFFDVGSNKYGVFMRVSEVKPTYRNSITVPYKVWSKFGNTFCKYAEEMKKIQEKQREKRACEMQQQEEMHADDADED; encoded by the coding sequence ATGGCGGACAGAGACAGTGGAAGTGAGCAGGGAGGAGCAGCCACGGGCCCGGGCGTCGGTTCCATGCACCCAGTGACAGGAGGGGCGGGCTCGGCTTCCGGGCTGCAGCACGAGACGCAAGAGCTGGCGTCGAAACGGGTTGACATTCAAAACAAACGTTTCTACCTGGACGTGAAGCAGAACGCAAAAGGCCGCTTCTTGAAGATAGCCGAAGTCGGGGCCGGGGGAAACAAGAGCCGCCTCACTCTCTCCATGTCAGTGGCAGTAGAGTTCCGCGACTACTTAGGGGACTTCATCGAACATTATGCCCAATTAGGTCCGAGCAATCCGGACATCGCACAGGATGAGCCGAGGCGAGCACTTAAAAGCGAATTCTTGGTTCGGGAGAATCGGAAGTACTACATGGATCTGAAAGAGAACCAGAGAGGCCGGTTTCTGAGGATTCGACAGACCGTGAACCGGGGGCCCGGTTTGGGATCCACGCAAGGCCAAACGATTGCTCTTCCTGCCCAGGGACTTATTGAGTTTCGTGACGCTTTGGCTAAACTCATTGACGACTACGGAGTAGATGACGAACCTGCTGAGTTGCCCGAAGGGACCTCCTTGACAGTGGACAACAAACGCTTTTTCTTCGACGTGGGCTCCAATAAGTACGGAGTGTTCATGAGGGTAAGCGAGGTGAAGCCAACATACCGCAACTCTATCACCGTGCCCTACAAAGTGTGGTCCAAATTTGGGAATACGTTCTGTAAATACGCGGAGGAGATGAAGAAGATCCAGGAGAAACAGCGGGAGAAAAGGGCATGTGAGATGCAGCAGCAAGAGGAGATGCATGCTGATGATGCGGACGAGGATTGA